A genome region from Nocardia sp. NBC_01730 includes the following:
- a CDS encoding thiolase family protein yields the protein MPEAVIVSALRTPIGTARKGTLRDTNAFSLARHVVAAAAEGLDSDRIDDIILGEGRYGGGVLARHAAVVAGLARIPGLANNRHCAAGMAAVQTAAASIRAGMDQLVIAGGVNSDSTGPRARFRVGEDEWIDPWVSPSHPDRPDAPNLDMSITVGWNTAVKAGLSREEMDAWALRSHRNAIAAIDEGRFKEEIVPIETPHGLFAVDEHPRRDTSLQRLAGLKVLHPEIEGFSITAGNASGANDGAVALTIASDQLGLPALGIIRSWASVGVDPADTGLAPIEAITKAVARAGISLADVSLLEINEAFAAVPLATIKALAIDPSLVNVSGSGCSLGHPVAASGARMIATLVHELRRRGGGLGIAAMCAGGGMGSATVIEVPAP from the coding sequence ATGCCTGAAGCAGTCATCGTATCCGCACTGCGCACGCCCATCGGTACCGCGAGGAAGGGGACGCTGCGCGACACGAACGCTTTCTCGCTGGCTCGGCACGTGGTCGCCGCGGCGGCGGAGGGACTCGATTCGGACCGGATCGACGACATCATCCTGGGGGAGGGGCGCTACGGCGGCGGCGTGCTCGCCAGGCACGCTGCGGTTGTCGCCGGATTGGCCAGGATTCCGGGCCTCGCCAACAACCGGCACTGCGCCGCGGGTATGGCGGCCGTGCAGACCGCGGCGGCGAGCATCCGGGCAGGGATGGACCAGCTCGTCATCGCGGGTGGTGTGAATTCCGATTCGACCGGCCCCCGGGCGCGGTTCCGGGTCGGCGAAGACGAATGGATCGATCCCTGGGTTTCGCCGAGCCATCCTGATCGGCCGGATGCCCCGAATCTCGACATGTCGATCACGGTCGGCTGGAACACAGCCGTGAAGGCCGGGCTCTCCCGCGAGGAGATGGATGCCTGGGCGCTGCGATCGCATCGCAATGCGATCGCCGCCATCGATGAAGGACGCTTCAAGGAGGAGATCGTTCCCATCGAGACGCCGCATGGGCTTTTCGCGGTGGACGAGCATCCGCGACGGGATACCAGTCTGCAACGGCTGGCCGGTTTGAAGGTGCTGCACCCGGAGATCGAGGGTTTCAGCATCACCGCGGGCAACGCCTCGGGTGCGAACGACGGCGCCGTGGCGCTGACGATCGCCAGCGACCAGCTCGGACTTCCCGCGCTCGGCATCATCCGGTCGTGGGCGTCGGTCGGTGTCGATCCGGCCGACACCGGGCTGGCCCCGATCGAAGCGATCACCAAAGCGGTTGCCCGCGCTGGGATATCGCTGGCCGACGTCAGCCTGCTGGAGATCAACGAGGCGTTCGCCGCAGTGCCGCTGGCCACCATCAAGGCCCTGGCCATCGATCCGAGCCTGGTCAACGTCAGCGGTAGTGGCTGCTCGCTCGGACACCCGGTGGCGGCCAGCGGTGCCAGGATGATCGCGACGCTGGTGCACGAATTGCGCCGCCGCGGCGGCGGTCTCGGAATCGCGGCCATGTGTGCCGGTGGCGGAATGGGCTCGGCCACCGTGATCGAGGTACCGGCTCCGTGA
- a CDS encoding TetR/AcrR family transcriptional regulator codes for MTSISEEPAWKQRAVERSIRGAKLRAEQRVQRFLDAAQAIIMEKGTTDFTVQEVVDRSSQSLRSFYLQFDGKHELLLALFEDALGRTSDQLRAAADGKTDPLERLQVTAELLFELSRPDPTAQRPLFTDFAPQLLVSHPAQVKVAHAPLLALFTDLMEEAAQAGQLGKDVNPRRMAAIVMQTVMFTAQSAGSTDDETVHPITAAEVWAFCAHGFARK; via the coding sequence GTGACCAGCATCAGCGAAGAGCCCGCCTGGAAGCAGCGCGCTGTCGAACGTTCGATCCGCGGCGCGAAACTGCGCGCCGAACAACGGGTGCAGCGATTCCTCGACGCCGCGCAGGCGATCATCATGGAGAAGGGCACTACCGACTTCACCGTGCAAGAGGTCGTCGATCGTTCCAGCCAGTCGCTGCGCAGTTTCTACCTGCAGTTCGACGGGAAGCACGAGCTCCTGCTCGCCCTGTTCGAGGATGCACTCGGCCGCACCTCCGACCAGCTGCGAGCCGCGGCCGATGGCAAGACCGACCCGCTGGAGCGCCTGCAGGTGACCGCCGAGTTGCTGTTCGAACTGAGCCGACCCGACCCGACCGCGCAGCGCCCACTGTTCACGGATTTCGCGCCTCAACTGCTGGTTTCCCACCCTGCCCAGGTCAAGGTCGCGCACGCACCGCTGCTTGCGCTGTTCACCGACCTGATGGAAGAGGCAGCGCAGGCCGGTCAATTGGGTAAGGACGTCAATCCCCGCCGCATGGCCGCCATCGTCATGCAGACGGTCATGTTCACCGCGCAGTCCGCGGGCAGCACAGACGACGAGACGGTGCACCCGATCACGGCGGCAGAGGTGTGGGCCTTCTGTGCCCACGGGTTCGCTCGAAAATAG
- a CDS encoding acyl-CoA dehydrogenase family protein yields the protein MLLEFDSDQQLWQSTVRDVVAKECPPTLIREVVDKNADPAALWQTYIKLGWTELTDPSGAVELAIVLEELGRAADPTPYLATMSQFVPLAAELAVPGQSGAAVYDGVTVQRDADGWLLNGTSRHVLDGDRAQQLAVVTEAGVFVVPAADVVSRRTAVFDPVLHIAEVSFAGVRVRDEFRVAVDPEPARHLALAGLALTMVGAARRILDLVLEHLRTRQQFGVPLGSFQAVKHKAADMHVAIERARALAYFAALTIAADDPRRRVAASMAKAAAGECQSLVFRHGVQLFGGMGFTWENDLQFALKRAKAGELLLGGAAEHRALIAEEYRATNF from the coding sequence ATGCTTTTGGAGTTCGACTCCGATCAACAGCTATGGCAGAGCACGGTCCGTGACGTCGTCGCCAAAGAGTGCCCGCCGACGCTGATTCGTGAGGTCGTCGACAAGAACGCAGATCCGGCCGCGCTGTGGCAGACCTACATCAAACTCGGCTGGACCGAGTTGACAGACCCTAGCGGTGCGGTGGAACTGGCGATCGTTCTAGAGGAACTCGGCCGTGCCGCCGATCCGACGCCCTATCTGGCGACTATGAGTCAATTCGTACCGCTCGCGGCAGAATTGGCCGTTCCGGGGCAGTCGGGCGCCGCCGTGTACGACGGGGTCACTGTGCAGCGGGACGCCGACGGCTGGTTGCTGAACGGCACATCGCGCCACGTCCTGGACGGTGATCGGGCACAACAGCTCGCCGTCGTCACCGAGGCCGGGGTTTTCGTGGTTCCCGCCGCTGATGTCGTCTCCCGGCGTACGGCCGTATTCGACCCGGTACTGCATATCGCCGAGGTGAGTTTCGCAGGGGTACGGGTGCGCGACGAGTTCCGTGTCGCAGTAGATCCGGAGCCTGCGCGGCACCTCGCGCTGGCTGGTTTGGCTCTGACCATGGTCGGCGCCGCCCGGCGAATTCTGGACCTGGTGCTCGAGCACCTGCGTACCAGACAACAGTTCGGCGTGCCGTTGGGCTCGTTCCAGGCCGTGAAGCACAAGGCCGCCGACATGCACGTCGCGATCGAACGGGCGCGAGCCCTGGCCTATTTCGCCGCATTGACTATTGCCGCCGATGATCCGCGCCGGCGGGTGGCGGCTTCGATGGCCAAGGCCGCCGCCGGTGAATGCCAGTCCTTGGTGTTTCGGCATGGTGTGCAGCTGTTCGGCGGTATGGGATTCACCTGGGAAAACGACCTGCAGTTCGCGCTCAAGCGAGCCAAAGCCGGCGAGCTATTGCTCGGCGGCGCCGCCGAGCATCGGGCGCTGATCGCTGAGGAGTACCGTGCAACTAACTTTTGA
- a CDS encoding acyl-CoA dehydrogenase family protein: MQLTFDAEVEDFRAEFIAFLSEHMPDAVTAGKERARSSSHIPGWAREWQRLQFDHGWLLPGNPPEFGGRNATILQQYVHLEELSKRHMYHSFNPQGLGIIAASLLSFGTEEQKKHWAVRILRAEITASLGMSEPGAGSDLAGLRTRAVRDGDYFVVNGQKVWTSGAHDADVLLTFVRTAPDAPKHKGISVLLIPTDTPGITRRPFASICGPHDLDLNEVFFEDVHVPAENLVGPLHGGWGVANGSLGHERTLLWLSFADRLQELVEDFHPVTVLDRDCYATLVMDIEALRLLGSAALARAARGDQDVAALSVLKVFGSEAVQTASERALLAAGPTGLDHPAVTAPFSPLNLDTFSFSWFERYARSFAGTIAGGTSEIQRNIIAERVLGLPRS; this comes from the coding sequence GTGCAACTAACTTTTGATGCCGAGGTCGAGGACTTCCGGGCCGAGTTCATCGCCTTCCTGTCCGAGCACATGCCCGATGCCGTGACAGCGGGTAAAGAACGGGCCCGGTCGAGTTCCCATATTCCCGGTTGGGCTCGAGAATGGCAGCGACTGCAGTTCGACCACGGCTGGTTGCTGCCCGGCAATCCACCGGAATTCGGTGGGCGCAACGCCACTATTCTCCAGCAGTACGTGCATCTCGAAGAGCTGTCGAAGCGACACATGTACCACAGTTTCAACCCGCAGGGCCTCGGCATCATTGCCGCGTCGTTGCTGTCGTTCGGCACCGAGGAGCAGAAGAAGCATTGGGCCGTAAGAATATTGCGTGCCGAGATCACTGCCTCTCTCGGCATGAGCGAGCCCGGCGCGGGTTCCGACTTGGCAGGCTTGCGCACCCGCGCGGTGCGCGACGGTGACTATTTCGTCGTGAACGGGCAGAAGGTGTGGACATCCGGCGCCCATGACGCGGACGTACTGCTGACTTTCGTGCGTACCGCCCCGGATGCGCCGAAACACAAGGGGATCAGCGTGCTGCTCATCCCGACCGATACCCCAGGCATCACGCGTCGGCCGTTCGCCTCGATCTGCGGTCCGCACGATCTCGATCTCAACGAAGTCTTTTTCGAAGACGTCCACGTGCCTGCGGAGAATCTGGTCGGGCCGCTACACGGTGGTTGGGGCGTGGCCAACGGTTCGCTCGGGCATGAGCGCACCCTGCTGTGGTTGAGCTTCGCGGACCGGCTACAGGAGTTGGTCGAAGACTTCCACCCCGTGACCGTCTTGGATCGAGATTGCTACGCGACGCTGGTCATGGACATCGAGGCGCTACGACTGCTCGGTTCCGCGGCCCTGGCCCGCGCGGCGCGCGGTGACCAGGATGTGGCCGCGCTGTCGGTGCTGAAGGTCTTCGGTTCGGAAGCGGTCCAGACTGCTTCCGAGCGGGCGCTGCTGGCCGCGGGGCCGACCGGCCTCGACCATCCGGCCGTCACCGCGCCATTCAGTCCGTTGAATTTGGATACTTTTTCTTTCAGCTGGTTCGAACGGTACGCGCGCAGTTTTGCGGGAACGATCGCAGGCGGCACCTCCGAAATTCAGCGCAACATTATTGCCGAGCGCGTACTCGGCCTTCCCCGGAGCTGA
- a CDS encoding enoyl-CoA hydratase: MYIRYGVADKIATITLDRPEVANAQNGELLDELDVAWSRAAADDEVAVIVLRGEGKHFSAGHDLRGSSSAESEKVTLERIYRNESRRYLDYSLRWRNVPKPSIAAVQGRCIAGGLLLCWPCDLIVAAEDALFSDPVVLMGIGGVEYHGHTWELGARKAKEILFTGRAVTAHEAEQVGMVNMVVPRGQLDAQSRALAARIARMPAFGLRQAKRAVNQTLDVQGFYAAIQSVFDVHATGHGNALSVNGNAVLLGLDGMKQAIE, from the coding sequence ATGTATATCCGCTACGGGGTCGCGGACAAGATCGCGACGATTACCCTCGATCGGCCTGAGGTCGCCAACGCTCAGAATGGCGAGCTATTGGACGAGCTCGATGTGGCATGGAGTCGCGCGGCGGCCGATGACGAGGTTGCGGTCATCGTGCTCCGTGGCGAAGGTAAGCACTTCTCCGCCGGTCACGACCTGAGGGGGAGCTCGTCAGCCGAGTCGGAGAAGGTCACGCTCGAGCGGATATACCGAAACGAGAGCCGCCGCTATCTCGACTATTCCCTGCGGTGGCGCAACGTGCCGAAGCCCTCTATTGCCGCGGTGCAGGGGCGCTGCATCGCGGGCGGACTCCTGCTGTGCTGGCCGTGCGACCTGATCGTGGCCGCCGAGGACGCGTTGTTCTCCGACCCGGTCGTGCTCATGGGTATCGGCGGCGTCGAATATCACGGGCACACTTGGGAACTCGGTGCCCGTAAAGCCAAGGAGATTCTGTTCACCGGCCGTGCCGTCACCGCACACGAGGCTGAGCAGGTCGGCATGGTGAACATGGTGGTCCCGCGTGGTCAGCTCGACGCGCAGTCGCGAGCGCTGGCCGCACGGATAGCCAGGATGCCTGCCTTCGGACTGCGTCAGGCCAAGCGCGCGGTCAACCAGACCTTGGATGTGCAGGGCTTCTATGCCGCCATCCAGTCGGTATTCGACGTGCACGCGACCGGTCACGGGAACGCGTTGAGTGTGAACGGGAACGCGGTGCTGCTCGGTCTGGACGGGATGAAGCAGGCGATCGAGTGA
- a CDS encoding ABC transporter substrate-binding protein — protein MKSQRILVALLAAVLLVAGCSGRTGRGTEEGPPPSQSPAKAVSSDFGDLRDVCQGGKSTSSPTQGVTADRIQVGTFTDMGFTKVSELVDTAKVFTSWCNDNGGINGRKLAYNVRDAKLMEYRQRMLDACRQDFALVGGFGALDALGVKDRLSCTLPEFPSQLTSAASTGSDLQVGGGASSARPFDPFTGMHQWLFKEAYPDSAKAVGLIVADIPVTKSMAERYTEALPAQGASLVYNDLFPAAGVSDWTPYAQAIKSKGVKGLVFLGDFPSLAKLEDVLTSMDYKLDWIDSNPNSYNPAFLQAAANSLSAQNNYADLSGTLPLELADSNPVVKQAQDMFAQYAPGKKLTYPGMRGLVQWLLFAKSAASCGDNLTRTCLLDAARKETAWTAGGLQAPADMSDSKIPPKCFNVVKATPNGFEVADFKPDNGPYRCDMDATVLSGDYGKPMTLADVGKSMSDVK, from the coding sequence GTGAAATCGCAGCGAATACTGGTCGCCTTGCTGGCGGCCGTGCTGCTGGTAGCCGGCTGTAGCGGCCGCACCGGCAGAGGTACCGAGGAGGGCCCGCCGCCGAGCCAGTCACCCGCGAAGGCGGTATCGAGTGATTTCGGCGACTTGAGGGACGTCTGTCAAGGCGGCAAGTCGACGAGCTCGCCGACGCAGGGCGTCACAGCGGATCGGATCCAAGTCGGCACCTTCACCGATATGGGGTTCACCAAGGTCTCCGAGCTGGTCGATACCGCGAAAGTCTTCACTTCGTGGTGCAACGACAACGGCGGCATCAATGGCCGCAAGCTGGCCTATAACGTGCGCGATGCGAAGCTCATGGAGTATCGCCAGCGGATGCTCGACGCGTGCCGTCAGGACTTCGCGCTGGTCGGTGGCTTCGGTGCCCTCGACGCCCTCGGCGTCAAAGATCGGCTGTCGTGCACCCTGCCCGAGTTTCCTTCGCAGCTGACCTCGGCCGCGAGCACCGGCTCCGATCTGCAGGTCGGCGGCGGTGCATCCTCCGCGCGTCCGTTCGACCCCTTCACCGGTATGCATCAGTGGTTGTTCAAGGAGGCATATCCGGACTCGGCCAAGGCAGTCGGCCTCATCGTCGCTGACATCCCGGTCACCAAGTCCATGGCCGAGCGCTATACCGAGGCGCTGCCCGCACAGGGCGCGTCGCTGGTCTACAACGACCTGTTCCCCGCGGCGGGTGTGTCGGACTGGACACCATACGCGCAGGCCATCAAGTCGAAGGGGGTGAAGGGCCTGGTATTCCTCGGTGATTTCCCCAGCCTCGCGAAGCTCGAGGACGTGCTCACCAGCATGGACTACAAGCTCGACTGGATCGACAGCAACCCCAACAGCTACAACCCCGCTTTCCTCCAGGCCGCGGCGAATTCGTTGAGCGCGCAGAACAACTACGCGGACTTGTCCGGTACGTTGCCGCTGGAACTCGCGGATAGCAATCCGGTCGTCAAGCAGGCCCAGGATATGTTTGCCCAGTATGCACCTGGGAAGAAGCTGACCTATCCCGGTATGCGTGGTCTCGTGCAATGGCTGCTCTTCGCCAAGTCCGCCGCGAGCTGCGGTGACAACCTGACCCGGACCTGTCTGCTCGATGCGGCGCGCAAGGAAACCGCCTGGACAGCAGGTGGACTGCAGGCACCTGCCGACATGTCGGACTCGAAGATACCGCCGAAGTGCTTCAACGTCGTCAAAGCGACACCGAATGGGTTCGAGGTGGCCGACTTCAAGCCTGACAACGGGCCTTACCGCTGCGATATGGACGCAACCGTGCTCAGCGGCGACTACGGCAAACCGATGACACTCGCCGATGTCGGCAAGAGCATGAGTGACGTCAAATAA
- a CDS encoding branched-chain amino acid ABC transporter permease, with the protein MDQFIAFGIVGLSTAAIYAIIGSGLVLTFTTTGVFNFAHGAAGMMSAFVYWQLTIGWDVPVPIAVALVLLVFAPLFGLAFAKALAPTQGLGDAEKLVMTVALLSGLIITAQWIWSPETSRTLPRFFIEQRPFHFGSVTITWHQALTMIVAIVVAVALRLLLFRTRTGAEMRATVDDRALVGLTGADPRRANRIAWILGIELAAIGGILIAPTVALDAGQLSLLIVSAYSAAIFGRLRNLPMTFLGAIVVGCLESYLTGYLPQNDYLPGLRLAAPALLLFVALLLFPHGRLRGRDRRLSPVHLPTVRGSAVFAVVVVVVGVALATVLSEPDLVTFGQIFAFGVIALSFVPLAGFAGQISLCQMSIAGIGAVAYSHLGVHGQWWALLAAMVVAAVVGALIALPALRLSGVYLALGTAAFAVVLDRWIFTLPSFHVLGFEIALFDQGSVNFVGPKLFGMQLDSTAQITIFAAVLLGLASFVVAMLRRSRYGRRLIALRDSEAAYATLGGNLLLAKVLVFSLSAAIAGLGGALYGMQQRSVTAGQFSFVSGLPIFLIVVIGGLGAVGAGFFTGAAYTGPLQALPVLFPSLASLFHIIPALGGIALSGGFLGQGALAGMRDGWASALRDRVVGPTLLGSLGLLWALRLGDVINGYVLTFGLLVVAIAIPRWALARRRPPTEPEVPVEWLGIRRPWNSQDKEVLDRAIATGS; encoded by the coding sequence ATGGATCAGTTCATCGCTTTCGGCATCGTCGGTCTGAGTACGGCGGCGATCTACGCGATTATCGGCAGCGGTCTGGTGCTCACCTTCACCACCACCGGTGTCTTCAATTTCGCGCACGGTGCGGCGGGCATGATGTCGGCGTTCGTGTACTGGCAACTCACCATCGGCTGGGACGTTCCGGTACCGATCGCGGTGGCTCTGGTCCTGCTGGTGTTCGCGCCATTGTTCGGATTGGCGTTCGCCAAGGCGCTCGCACCGACCCAAGGGCTGGGCGACGCGGAAAAGCTGGTCATGACCGTGGCCTTGCTCAGTGGACTGATCATTACCGCCCAATGGATCTGGAGTCCGGAGACCTCGCGTACGTTGCCGAGGTTTTTCATCGAGCAGCGGCCGTTCCACTTCGGTTCGGTCACCATCACCTGGCATCAGGCCTTGACGATGATTGTCGCCATTGTGGTGGCGGTCGCCCTGCGGCTCTTGCTTTTCCGGACTCGAACCGGCGCGGAGATGCGGGCTACCGTGGACGACCGCGCTTTGGTGGGTCTCACCGGCGCTGATCCGCGGCGGGCCAACCGTATCGCGTGGATTCTCGGGATCGAGCTGGCGGCGATCGGCGGCATTCTGATCGCGCCGACGGTGGCACTCGACGCGGGACAGCTGTCGCTGTTGATCGTCAGCGCGTACAGCGCGGCGATTTTCGGACGGCTGCGAAATTTGCCGATGACCTTTCTGGGCGCCATTGTGGTCGGCTGCCTGGAGAGTTATCTGACGGGATATCTACCGCAGAACGACTATCTGCCCGGGTTGCGGCTGGCTGCGCCTGCGTTGCTGCTGTTCGTCGCACTTCTCTTGTTCCCGCACGGCCGGTTGCGCGGGCGGGACCGGCGGTTGAGTCCCGTCCACCTCCCGACGGTCCGCGGTTCGGCCGTGTTCGCGGTCGTGGTGGTCGTGGTCGGCGTGGCACTGGCCACCGTGCTCAGCGAGCCGGATCTGGTCACCTTTGGCCAGATATTCGCGTTCGGTGTGATCGCCTTGTCCTTCGTCCCGCTCGCGGGCTTCGCCGGGCAGATCTCGTTGTGCCAGATGAGCATTGCCGGGATCGGTGCGGTCGCCTACTCACACCTGGGCGTACACGGGCAATGGTGGGCGCTGCTTGCCGCAATGGTGGTTGCCGCGGTTGTCGGTGCGCTCATCGCGCTACCGGCGCTGCGGCTGTCCGGGGTGTATCTCGCGTTGGGCACGGCGGCATTCGCGGTAGTGCTCGATCGCTGGATCTTCACTCTGCCGTCATTCCATGTGCTCGGGTTCGAGATTGCCTTGTTCGATCAGGGCTCGGTGAACTTCGTCGGTCCCAAGCTGTTCGGCATGCAGTTGGACAGCACTGCACAGATAACCATTTTCGCGGCTGTCCTGCTGGGACTGGCCAGCTTCGTGGTGGCGATGCTGCGCCGAAGCCGGTATGGCAGGCGCCTGATCGCCCTGCGCGACAGCGAGGCTGCCTACGCCACCCTCGGCGGCAATCTGTTGCTGGCCAAGGTTCTGGTGTTCTCGCTCTCGGCGGCGATAGCCGGGCTCGGCGGCGCCCTGTACGGGATGCAGCAGCGGTCGGTCACCGCCGGGCAGTTCAGTTTTGTTTCCGGGCTACCGATCTTTCTGATCGTCGTGATCGGTGGGCTCGGGGCGGTGGGCGCCGGATTCTTCACCGGCGCGGCGTATACCGGTCCGTTGCAAGCCCTTCCGGTGTTGTTCCCGTCGCTGGCCAGTCTGTTCCACATCATCCCTGCACTGGGTGGTATCGCGTTGAGCGGTGGCTTCCTCGGGCAGGGCGCGCTGGCCGGGATGCGGGACGGCTGGGCGTCGGCACTGCGGGATCGGGTGGTCGGGCCGACGCTGCTCGGCAGTCTCGGCCTGCTATGGGCGCTGCGTCTTGGGGATGTCATCAACGGGTACGTGTTGACCTTCGGCCTGTTGGTCGTCGCGATCGCGATCCCCCGGTGGGCACTCGCGCGGCGGCGTCCGCCGACCGAGCCGGAAGTGCCGGTCGAGTGGCTGGGCATTCGCCGACCTTGGAACAGCCAGGACAAGGAGGTGCTCGATCGTGCCATCGCAACTGGAAGTTGA
- a CDS encoding ABC transporter ATP-binding protein, whose protein sequence is MPSQLEVEGITVTFGGHRALDNAGLCAEPGQITGLIGPNGAGKSTLFDVICGLRRPVSGRVTMNDRNVTRLGPARRSRHGLARTFQRLELFGRLSVRDNLLVAAELGRHRREARRIVDELIERLGLHEVADANADALPTGTARLVEVGRAMAARPSLILLDEPAAGLDHTETDRFAALLKSLAEDGVAVLLVEHDMGLVMSVCDQLYVLDLGKIICSGPSELVRQDKTVLAAYLGEG, encoded by the coding sequence GTGCCATCGCAACTGGAAGTTGAGGGGATCACGGTGACCTTCGGCGGTCACCGAGCATTGGACAATGCCGGGCTGTGCGCCGAGCCGGGCCAGATAACTGGTCTCATCGGCCCCAACGGCGCAGGCAAGAGCACGTTGTTCGACGTGATCTGCGGGCTGCGCAGACCGGTGTCGGGCCGGGTCACGATGAACGACCGGAATGTGACCCGGCTCGGTCCCGCACGACGGTCCAGACATGGGCTGGCCAGGACCTTCCAGCGCCTCGAGTTGTTCGGCCGGTTGAGTGTCCGCGACAACCTGCTGGTCGCTGCCGAACTCGGCAGGCACCGCAGGGAAGCTCGTCGAATCGTCGATGAGCTCATCGAGCGGCTCGGACTGCACGAGGTCGCGGATGCCAACGCCGACGCGCTGCCGACCGGCACCGCCCGGCTGGTGGAAGTGGGCAGGGCGATGGCCGCACGGCCCAGCCTGATCCTGCTCGACGAGCCCGCGGCCGGTCTCGATCACACCGAAACCGACAGGTTCGCCGCGTTGTTGAAGTCGCTCGCCGAGGACGGCGTCGCGGTCTTGCTCGTCGAGCACGACATGGGTCTGGTGATGAGTGTGTGCGATCAGCTGTACGTCTTGGACCTCGGCAAGATCATCTGCTCTGGACCGTCCGAACTGGTCCGCCAGGACAAGACCGTACTGGCCGCGTATTTGGGAGAAGGATGA
- a CDS encoding ABC transporter ATP-binding protein — protein MSPLLELHDVRAAYDAITVLHGVDLNVEPGQLVALLGPNGAGKTTTLRVAAGVHPIASGRLTLGGRDVTGARPRDLARAGVCLIPEGRGVFPNMSVRDNLLMMTFTGRSRAEIEEIAFGRFPILAKRADQTAGTMSGGEQQMLALARGLTTDPAILMLDELSMGLAPLVVERLYEQVAEIARDGVAVLVVEQFASAVLDIADHAAVLVRGRIEYRGRPDGELRRELASLYLGSN, from the coding sequence ATGAGTCCGCTACTCGAATTGCACGACGTGCGTGCGGCTTACGACGCGATCACGGTACTGCACGGGGTCGACCTCAATGTCGAGCCGGGTCAGCTGGTGGCGCTACTCGGACCGAACGGTGCCGGGAAGACGACGACACTGCGGGTAGCGGCGGGCGTGCACCCGATCGCGTCCGGCCGGCTGACACTCGGTGGCCGGGACGTCACCGGGGCACGTCCGCGTGATCTGGCCCGTGCGGGTGTCTGCTTGATCCCCGAGGGCCGTGGCGTGTTCCCGAACATGTCAGTCCGGGACAATCTGCTGATGATGACCTTCACCGGCCGCTCGCGCGCCGAGATCGAGGAGATCGCGTTCGGCAGGTTTCCTATCCTCGCGAAGCGAGCCGATCAGACCGCGGGCACGATGTCCGGCGGCGAGCAGCAGATGCTCGCCCTTGCCAGGGGCCTGACCACCGATCCCGCGATCCTGATGCTCGATGAGCTGTCCATGGGGTTGGCGCCGCTGGTGGTCGAGCGGCTCTACGAGCAGGTCGCCGAGATCGCCCGCGACGGCGTGGCGGTACTGGTCGTCGAGCAGTTCGCCTCGGCCGTGCTCGATATCGCCGACCACGCGGCCGTGCTGGTGCGCGGCCGAATCGAATACCGGGGGCGCCCAGACGGCGAACTCCGTCGCGAATTGGCCTCCCTCTATTTAGGAAGTAACTGA
- a CDS encoding NAD(P)-dependent oxidoreductase, whose amino-acid sequence MRVGFIGLGSQGAPIAQRIVSAGYQTTLWARRPASLEPFADTSAQIAGSPTELAQASDLVCLCVGNDDDLRAVLTGEHGVLAGMSAGGVIAVHSTVHPDTCRQLAEVAAAQGVSLIDAAVSGGAPAAAEGRLLVMVGGPAGILERCRPVFETYADPLVHLGDVGAGQVTKLLNNLLFTANLATAANTMALGEQLGVDQTRLGEVIAHGSANSFALGRILAGTLARIAEHAGHTLRKDIELVVELAAASKADTGIALTAADATLALLGHPR is encoded by the coding sequence ATGCGCGTCGGATTCATCGGATTGGGTAGTCAGGGCGCGCCGATCGCACAGCGGATCGTCTCAGCGGGCTACCAGACAACACTATGGGCACGGCGGCCCGCATCGCTCGAGCCGTTCGCCGATACCTCTGCGCAGATCGCAGGCTCACCGACCGAGCTGGCACAGGCCAGTGATCTGGTCTGTCTGTGTGTGGGCAACGACGACGATCTGCGGGCCGTGCTCACCGGTGAGCACGGAGTGCTGGCGGGGATGTCTGCGGGCGGTGTGATTGCCGTGCACAGCACAGTTCATCCTGATACCTGTCGTCAGCTCGCCGAGGTTGCCGCGGCACAGGGCGTTTCGCTGATCGATGCGGCGGTGAGCGGCGGGGCGCCGGCTGCGGCCGAAGGGCGCCTGCTGGTCATGGTCGGCGGCCCGGCCGGGATTCTCGAGCGTTGTCGCCCGGTGTTCGAGACCTACGCCGATCCCCTGGTGCATCTGGGCGATGTCGGCGCAGGTCAGGTTACCAAGCTGCTCAACAATCTGCTGTTCACCGCTAATCTCGCGACCGCGGCGAACACCATGGCACTCGGCGAGCAGCTCGGCGTCGACCAGACCCGGCTCGGCGAGGTGATCGCACACGGCTCAGCGAACAGTTTCGCGCTCGGTCGTATTCTCGCCGGAACGCTGGCGCGCATCGCCGAGCACGCTGGACACACGCTGCGTAAAGACATCGAATTGGTCGTCGAGCTCGCGGCGGCAAGCAAGGCCGACACCGGCATCGCACTCACCGCGGCCGATGCCACGCTGGCCCTCCTGGGCCACCCACGATGA